A region of Pontiella agarivorans DNA encodes the following proteins:
- the rpmF gene encoding 50S ribosomal protein L32, with translation MAVPKRKTSKSKTASRKAQNMKKPIARASSCPQCGAPAQPHHACKSCGYYNGRQVLTVATED, from the coding sequence ATGGCAGTTCCAAAAAGAAAAACTTCGAAGAGCAAAACAGCAAGCCGCAAGGCGCAGAACATGAAAAAGCCGATTGCGCGTGCATCTTCCTGCCCGCAGTGCGGTGCTCCGGCTCAGCCGCATCATGCGTGTAAGAGTTGCGGATATTATAACGGACGTCAGGTTCTCACGGTCGCTACTGAAGACTAG
- the plsX gene encoding phosphate acyltransferase PlsX → MRISVDAMGGDFAPREIVAGSIQAAEKIQGLEKIYLVGNEAAIQSELNKHKGPIPSCIEIVHCTEVVGMGESPATAIRRKKDSSIARSVELVKDGKADAVFSAGNTGAAVAAATLKLRTLKGVSRPAIATVMPTPEKPFVLLDAGANPDSTPEMIQQYAVMGSIYSREILGVENPSVGLLSIGEEDAKGNETTKKTFRLLQETDINFTGNVESRDLYDGKVSVAVCDGFVGNVVLKTSEAVAKMIGNWLKDMFKQNIFRILGYVFARGVFKEMKTHADPSSYGGAPLLGANGIVIIGHGSSNAFATFNGIRVATEAVDHHVNHLIEDELKRINPET, encoded by the coding sequence ATGCGTATCTCCGTAGATGCGATGGGGGGCGATTTTGCTCCCCGGGAAATTGTTGCCGGCTCAATCCAGGCTGCTGAAAAAATTCAGGGCCTGGAAAAAATTTATCTGGTAGGCAATGAAGCCGCTATTCAGTCCGAGCTGAACAAGCACAAAGGACCGATCCCTTCCTGCATTGAGATTGTTCATTGCACGGAAGTGGTAGGCATGGGTGAATCGCCGGCGACAGCAATCCGTCGCAAGAAAGACTCGTCGATTGCGCGTTCGGTGGAGCTGGTCAAAGATGGAAAGGCCGATGCTGTATTTTCGGCCGGGAATACAGGAGCGGCTGTGGCGGCCGCTACGCTGAAGCTCCGTACGCTCAAAGGGGTTTCCCGACCGGCGATTGCCACGGTGATGCCGACTCCGGAAAAGCCGTTTGTGCTGCTCGATGCCGGTGCCAATCCGGACAGTACGCCTGAGATGATCCAACAGTATGCGGTGATGGGCAGTATTTATTCCCGCGAGATTCTCGGGGTTGAAAATCCGTCTGTGGGTCTGCTCAGTATCGGCGAAGAGGATGCCAAGGGCAATGAGACCACCAAGAAGACGTTCCGTCTTCTGCAGGAAACGGATATTAATTTTACCGGTAATGTCGAGAGTCGCGATCTCTACGACGGCAAGGTCAGTGTTGCTGTGTGCGACGGTTTTGTGGGCAACGTGGTGCTCAAAACCAGTGAGGCCGTTGCGAAAATGATCGGCAACTGGCTCAAGGATATGTTCAAGCAGAATATCTTCCGTATTCTGGGCTATGTATTTGCACGCGGTGTCTTTAAGGAAATGAAGACGCATGCCGACCCGTCGAGTTATGGCGGTGCGCCGTTGCTTGGAGCCAACGGGATTGTGATTATCGGCCACGGTTCTTCAAATGCTTTTGCCACATTCAATGGAATCCGGGTGGCCACCGAAGCGGTGGATCATCATGTAAACCATTTGATTGAGGATGAGCTTAAGCGTATAAATCCCGAAACCTAG
- a CDS encoding beta-ketoacyl-ACP synthase III, whose translation MDAKRKVSIIGTGSYVPERVLTNRDLEEIVETSDEWIYTRTGMRERHIAADDQASSDLGAAAAEKAIADAGISADEIDLIIVATLSPDMFFPSTACFVQEKIGAKNAFCYDLGAACSGFLYALDSAKNQIAAGSVETALVIGSEKMSTFVDWEDRSTCILFGDGAGAAVLRAGGDGRGVMDSVMGSDGSLADLLWTPGGGSRNPISHEMIDRKEHYLKMQGREVFKHAVKRMGETVIQVLERNEISIDEVKCIIPHQANIRIIDAISKRLGVADRMYANVEKYANTSSAALAIALDEAVKDGTIVKGDLVVLTVFGGGFTWGANLLEWGK comes from the coding sequence ATGGACGCTAAGCGAAAAGTTTCAATCATTGGAACAGGATCCTACGTACCCGAAAGGGTGCTGACCAATCGGGATCTTGAAGAGATCGTCGAGACCTCCGACGAATGGATTTATACCCGCACCGGTATGCGCGAGCGTCATATTGCGGCCGACGATCAGGCGTCGTCGGATCTCGGCGCGGCGGCAGCGGAAAAGGCGATTGCTGATGCAGGTATTTCGGCCGACGAGATTGATCTGATCATTGTCGCTACGCTTTCTCCGGATATGTTTTTTCCCAGTACCGCCTGTTTTGTTCAGGAAAAAATCGGGGCAAAAAATGCATTCTGTTACGATCTCGGGGCTGCTTGTTCCGGTTTTCTTTATGCGCTGGACAGTGCGAAGAATCAGATTGCGGCAGGGTCTGTTGAGACGGCGCTGGTCATTGGATCTGAAAAAATGAGTACGTTTGTGGACTGGGAGGACCGGTCGACCTGTATTCTTTTCGGCGACGGTGCCGGGGCGGCCGTGCTGCGCGCAGGGGGCGATGGACGTGGTGTGATGGATTCTGTCATGGGCTCGGACGGATCGCTGGCGGATCTGCTGTGGACGCCGGGCGGCGGAAGCCGGAATCCGATTTCACATGAAATGATCGATCGCAAAGAGCATTATCTGAAAATGCAGGGGCGTGAAGTATTTAAACATGCCGTAAAGCGTATGGGCGAAACGGTTATTCAGGTTCTGGAGCGGAATGAAATTTCGATTGATGAGGTGAAATGTATCATTCCGCATCAGGCGAATATCCGTATTATTGATGCCATTTCAAAGCGACTCGGTGTGGCCGATCGCATGTATGCGAATGTTGAAAAATATGCGAACACGTCCTCCGCTGCCCTGGCCATTGCGCTGGATGAAGCGGTGAAGGATGGAACAATTGTAAAAGGCGACCTGGTGGTGCTGACTGTATTTGGCGGCGGTTTTACCTGGGGCGCGAATCTGTTGGAATGGGGGAAATAG
- the fabD gene encoding ACP S-malonyltransferase, whose amino-acid sequence MKRAIVFPGQGSQVVGMGRDLAEAIPECKALFDQANEILGYDLAAICFEGPQEELNKSNHAQLGIFVASAAAFKALELKQPGLEFDVLAGHSLGEWTALYVSGAISFEDTIKVLKARGEFMQAACEENPGAMLAVMNLDGDKLVEIAAEAGCHVANFNSLSQTVLSGTVESIEKAEGLCKDAGAKRAVRLPVAGAFHSPLMQPAADKMNEFLSGVELGIPAKPVLSNVTAEVHVSADIQENMVKQITSSVQWVASVQKLIADGVKEIVEVGPGKVLAGLIKRIDKGAAVRNIGALTNFE is encoded by the coding sequence GTGAAAAGAGCAATCGTCTTTCCCGGTCAGGGATCTCAAGTGGTTGGCATGGGCAGGGATCTCGCGGAGGCCATTCCGGAGTGTAAAGCCCTGTTTGATCAGGCCAACGAAATTCTCGGATACGATCTTGCCGCGATCTGTTTTGAAGGTCCGCAGGAAGAACTGAATAAGTCCAATCATGCCCAGCTCGGTATTTTTGTGGCGAGCGCGGCCGCGTTTAAAGCGCTGGAGCTGAAGCAGCCCGGCCTGGAATTTGATGTGCTTGCAGGCCACAGCCTAGGTGAATGGACTGCGCTCTATGTTTCCGGAGCGATCAGTTTTGAAGATACGATTAAAGTGTTGAAGGCTCGCGGTGAATTTATGCAGGCCGCCTGCGAGGAAAATCCAGGGGCTATGCTGGCCGTGATGAATCTCGACGGGGACAAGCTGGTTGAAATCGCCGCCGAAGCCGGATGCCATGTGGCCAACTTTAATTCGCTTTCGCAGACGGTACTTTCCGGTACGGTGGAATCGATTGAGAAAGCGGAAGGCCTTTGTAAAGATGCCGGTGCGAAGCGTGCCGTGCGTCTTCCGGTGGCCGGGGCTTTTCATTCGCCGCTGATGCAGCCGGCTGCGGATAAAATGAATGAGTTCCTTTCCGGCGTGGAGCTGGGAATTCCTGCAAAACCGGTGCTTTCCAATGTGACGGCGGAGGTTCATGTTTCGGCCGACATTCAGGAAAATATGGTTAAACAGATTACTTCCTCGGTGCAGTGGGTGGCTTCGGTGCAGAAGCTGATTGCTGACGGTGTGAAGGAAATTGTTGAAGTCGGTCCCGGCAAGGTTCTCGCAGGACTTATAAAGCGTATTGACAAGGGTGCGGCAGTTCGTAACATCGGCGCGCTTACCAATTTTGAATAA
- the fabG gene encoding 3-oxoacyl-[acyl-carrier-protein] reductase, protein MFDLTGKVAVVTGSARGLGQAIALKMAEAGADVAVCDLNAEWCEETVGKVKALGREAAAYGVNVAEADSVTACIKSIEKDFGKIDVLVNNAGITKDGLLMRMSEEDWDAVLDVNLKGVFLCTKAAMRGMMKQRSGTIVNIASVIGLMGNAGQANYAASKGGVISFSKTVAKELASRGVRCNAIAPGFIRSAMTDKLDEEIQNKMKELIPLGRFGDPEDVANVALFLASDASAYVTGQVLSTCGGMVM, encoded by the coding sequence ATGTTTGATTTAACAGGAAAAGTCGCAGTCGTTACCGGGTCGGCCCGGGGGCTGGGTCAGGCCATTGCTCTGAAAATGGCGGAAGCCGGTGCGGATGTTGCTGTGTGCGATCTGAACGCAGAATGGTGCGAAGAAACCGTCGGAAAAGTAAAAGCGCTCGGGCGTGAGGCGGCGGCATACGGCGTTAATGTGGCTGAGGCTGACAGCGTGACGGCGTGTATTAAATCCATAGAAAAAGATTTCGGTAAAATTGATGTGCTGGTGAATAATGCCGGTATTACCAAAGATGGTCTGCTGATGCGCATGAGCGAGGAGGACTGGGATGCGGTATTGGATGTTAATCTGAAAGGTGTGTTCCTTTGCACCAAAGCCGCCATGCGCGGCATGATGAAGCAGCGTTCCGGTACGATTGTGAATATTGCGTCGGTGATCGGATTGATGGGCAATGCCGGTCAGGCCAACTATGCCGCTTCGAAAGGCGGCGTGATTTCCTTCAGTAAAACCGTTGCCAAGGAGCTGGCTTCCCGCGGCGTACGTTGCAATGCGATTGCGCCCGGATTCATCCGTTCGGCAATGACCGACAAACTGGATGAAGAGATTCAGAATAAAATGAAGGAATTGATTCCGCTGGGCCGTTTCGGAGACCCGGAAGATGTGGCCAATGTGGCCTTGTTTTTGGCAAGCGATGCTTCTGCATATGTTACGGGGCAAGTCCTCTCGACATGCGGCGGCATGGTAATGTAA
- a CDS encoding acyl carrier protein, whose protein sequence is MALEDKVKDIIVEQLGVNADQVTEGASFIEDLGADSLDTVELVMAFEEEFGAEIPDEDAEKLTSVGGVISYLKEKGFE, encoded by the coding sequence ATGGCACTTGAAGATAAAGTAAAAGATATCATTGTTGAGCAGCTCGGTGTGAATGCCGACCAGGTTACCGAAGGTGCTTCGTTCATTGAAGATCTCGGCGCAGACTCTTTGGATACGGTTGAGCTGGTAATGGCTTTCGAAGAAGAATTCGGCGCAGAAATTCCGGACGAAGACGCTGAAAAGCTGACTTCCGTCGGTGGCGTAATCAGCTACCTGAAAGAAAAAGGTTTCGAGTAA
- the fabF gene encoding beta-ketoacyl-ACP synthase II produces the protein MSGRKVVVTGLGVVSPVGSELGTFWDNIKNGRSGIGRVQQMDDIDQYPVQIAGEVKDLDVERFVGKKDARKMDPFSIYGVAASALAIEDAGIHAGNIDPERAGVLASSGIGGMQVMQKECLKAYEKGPRRVSPQLIPQMITNILSGYVSIKYGFKGPNFCITSACASGTHSIGEAMRMIQYGDADVMIAGGSEASVAMLGVAGFAALRATSRLNDDPERASRPFDLERDGFVMSEGAGMVILESEEHAKARGAKIYCYASGYGRTGDAYHVTAPDASAVQSARGMTLAIADAGLSVDDIDYVNAHGTSTPLNDKGETLAVKNALGEKKAYATAVSSTKSMTGHMLGAAGGVEAAIMALAVRDNIAPPTINYNTPDPDCDLDYVPNKMREMQINAALSNSLGFGGHNATLCFTKA, from the coding sequence ATGAGTGGGCGTAAAGTGGTTGTAACTGGGCTTGGGGTGGTTTCTCCGGTCGGAAGTGAACTGGGCACGTTCTGGGATAACATCAAAAACGGCAGGTCAGGCATCGGCAGAGTTCAGCAGATGGATGACATTGATCAGTATCCCGTACAAATTGCCGGTGAAGTAAAAGATCTGGATGTCGAGCGCTTTGTGGGGAAAAAAGATGCGCGGAAAATGGATCCGTTCTCCATTTATGGTGTGGCGGCATCGGCACTTGCGATTGAGGATGCCGGAATTCATGCCGGCAATATCGATCCGGAGCGTGCAGGGGTGCTGGCCAGTTCCGGTATCGGCGGTATGCAGGTGATGCAGAAAGAATGTCTGAAGGCTTATGAAAAAGGGCCCAGACGTGTTTCTCCGCAGCTCATTCCGCAAATGATCACCAATATTCTTTCCGGCTATGTTTCCATTAAGTATGGATTTAAAGGGCCCAATTTCTGTATTACGAGTGCCTGCGCATCCGGAACACACTCCATTGGCGAAGCCATGCGGATGATTCAGTATGGCGATGCGGATGTCATGATTGCCGGTGGTTCAGAAGCTTCGGTTGCGATGCTTGGGGTGGCCGGTTTTGCTGCGTTGCGTGCAACAAGCCGGCTTAATGATGATCCGGAAAGAGCATCCCGTCCGTTTGATCTGGAGCGCGACGGATTTGTGATGTCCGAAGGTGCCGGTATGGTGATTCTTGAATCCGAGGAGCATGCCAAAGCGCGCGGCGCGAAAATTTACTGCTATGCTTCCGGATACGGACGTACCGGCGATGCCTACCATGTTACAGCTCCGGATGCTTCAGCGGTGCAGTCGGCCCGCGGTATGACGCTTGCGATTGCCGATGCCGGCCTGAGTGTGGATGATATTGACTATGTAAATGCGCATGGAACCAGTACCCCGTTGAACGATAAGGGGGAAACGCTGGCGGTTAAGAACGCGCTGGGCGAAAAGAAGGCCTATGCAACGGCGGTCAGTTCCACGAAGTCGATGACCGGGCATATGCTTGGTGCGGCGGGCGGTGTTGAGGCTGCGATTATGGCGCTGGCGGTTCGCGATAATATTGCGCCGCCGACGATTAACTACAATACACCGGATCCGGACTGTGATCTGGACTATGTGCCGAACAAAATGCGTGAGATGCAGATTAATGCCGCACTGAGCAACTCGCTCGGTTTCGGCGGCCACAATGCCACGCTCTGCTTTACGAAGGCATAA
- the rfaE2 gene encoding D-glycero-beta-D-manno-heptose 1-phosphate adenylyltransferase, with product MIEERARLKAEGKVVSFTNGCFDILHPGHVTYLNFAREQGDVLVLGMNSDASVRRNKGDDRPIVCEEDRAKVIAALECVDYVVLFDEDEPRELIGELLPDVLVKGEDWAHYVSGREEVEAAGGKVVLAKMVEGRSTTNVIGRILEVYGK from the coding sequence ATGATTGAGGAACGGGCCCGTCTGAAAGCCGAGGGCAAGGTGGTTTCGTTTACGAACGGCTGTTTTGATATTTTGCATCCCGGCCACGTGACGTATCTGAATTTTGCGCGTGAGCAGGGCGATGTGCTGGTGCTCGGTATGAATTCGGATGCTTCGGTGAGGCGCAATAAGGGCGATGATCGTCCGATTGTCTGCGAAGAGGACCGGGCAAAAGTTATCGCGGCGCTGGAATGCGTTGATTATGTGGTGCTGTTCGATGAAGACGAGCCGCGTGAGCTGATTGGTGAGCTCTTGCCTGATGTGCTGGTGAAGGGCGAGGATTGGGCGCATTACGTTTCGGGTCGCGAAGAGGTCGAGGCCGCCGGAGGAAAAGTAGTGCTGGCAAAAATGGTGGAGGGCCGCTCCACCACCAACGTCATCGGACGTATTTTGGAAGTGTATGGCAAATAG
- the rfaD gene encoding ADP-glyceromanno-heptose 6-epimerase yields MSIKYIVTGGAGFIGSNIVKELNARGEDDILVVDSLGMGEKWKNLVGLRYEDYLDKNDLFTVIGDGLLNDVEAVYHLGACSATTEKDADYLAENNYGYTRALCETCLENGVRFVYASSAATYGDGNLGYSDADEDTPKYRPLNMYGYSKHMFDLWALKEGIADQIAGMKYFNVYGPGEAHKDDMRSVVHKSYFQILETGEVKLFKSHRPDYKDGEQVRDFVYVKDAVKETLWFGEHCETGGIFNCGTGTPRTWVDLVSAVFTAMGREPNISFIDMPEHLQGKYQYHTQADLKKLRDAGYSEQFTALEDGVADYVQNYLMAE; encoded by the coding sequence ATGAGTATTAAATACATTGTGACCGGCGGGGCCGGATTTATCGGCAGCAATATTGTCAAAGAGCTGAATGCGCGGGGCGAGGATGATATTCTGGTCGTGGATTCGCTGGGTATGGGTGAAAAATGGAAAAACCTGGTGGGACTGCGGTATGAGGATTATCTCGATAAGAATGATCTGTTTACGGTAATCGGTGATGGCCTGTTGAACGATGTTGAAGCGGTCTATCATCTGGGGGCCTGCAGTGCGACGACGGAAAAGGATGCCGACTATCTGGCGGAAAATAATTATGGCTATACCCGCGCGCTCTGCGAAACCTGTCTGGAGAACGGTGTCCGTTTTGTTTATGCCTCGAGCGCGGCGACCTATGGCGACGGGAATCTGGGGTATTCGGATGCCGATGAAGATACGCCGAAATACAGGCCGTTGAATATGTACGGCTATTCCAAGCATATGTTTGATCTTTGGGCATTGAAAGAGGGCATTGCGGATCAGATTGCGGGGATGAAATATTTTAATGTCTACGGGCCGGGGGAGGCGCATAAGGATGATATGCGTTCGGTGGTTCATAAATCCTATTTCCAAATATTGGAAACCGGTGAAGTGAAGTTGTTTAAGTCGCATCGTCCGGATTATAAAGATGGTGAGCAGGTTCGGGACTTTGTCTATGTGAAGGATGCGGTGAAGGAGACGCTCTGGTTTGGTGAGCACTGTGAAACGGGCGGTATTTTCAATTGCGGCACGGGCACACCGCGTACGTGGGTTGATCTGGTGTCCGCTGTGTTTACGGCGATGGGACGCGAGCCGAATATTTCATTTATCGATATGCCGGAGCACCTGCAGGGAAAATATCAGTATCATACGCAGGCCGATCTGAAAAAACTGCGTGATGCGGGTTATTCTGAGCAATTTACTGCGCTGGAAGATGGCGTGGCGGATTATGTGCAGAATTATCTGATGGCGGAATAA
- a CDS encoding cation:proton antiporter, translated as MAVSIAEMILLGLLADWIFRRLKMPGLLGMLLLGVVCGPFVCDILQPGFLEASADLRMIALIIILLRAGLELNRDTLNRVGIQALLLSFVPGIFEGATIALLGPHFLPLTRLESAMLGFIVAAVSPAVVVPMMIDFIERKMGAKKGIPTLVLAAASLDDVVAIVIFSVFLGLYTGTSEHLWMKFAGIPVSVVAGIAVGLLTGVLLLKLFERFNPRATKRTMILIGVSILLVRIQYLLEEQGIAFAALLAVMATGFIFLEKHEEMAHEISSKLGKLWVFASIMLFTLVGAQVDISLAWNTGLSGLLLILCGLMARSLGVGLSLFGSPLNMQERLFVVVSYWPKATVQAAMGAVPLMAMGASGMDTGPGEVILAVSVMSIIFTAPIGAVTIRLVGERVLEPGNDGAEGAFNAAERSR; from the coding sequence ATGGCCGTAAGCATTGCCGAGATGATTCTGCTGGGTTTGCTGGCGGATTGGATATTCCGGCGGCTTAAAATGCCGGGATTGCTCGGCATGCTTTTGTTGGGTGTGGTTTGCGGGCCTTTTGTCTGTGATATTCTGCAACCCGGTTTCCTGGAGGCCTCTGCTGATCTCCGGATGATCGCTTTGATTATTATCCTTTTGCGTGCGGGACTTGAGCTGAATCGCGACACGCTGAACCGGGTGGGGATTCAGGCGTTGCTTTTGTCGTTTGTTCCAGGAATCTTCGAGGGGGCAACGATTGCTTTATTGGGGCCTCATTTTCTTCCGTTGACCCGCCTTGAATCTGCGATGCTCGGGTTTATTGTGGCGGCGGTGTCACCCGCGGTTGTAGTTCCGATGATGATTGATTTCATTGAACGGAAAATGGGGGCGAAAAAGGGTATTCCTACGTTGGTTCTGGCAGCAGCGTCTTTGGATGATGTGGTGGCGATTGTTATTTTTTCGGTATTTCTGGGACTTTATACCGGAACATCTGAGCATCTTTGGATGAAATTTGCGGGTATTCCGGTGTCGGTGGTGGCCGGTATTGCAGTTGGGCTGCTGACGGGGGTTTTGTTGCTGAAGCTGTTTGAGCGTTTTAATCCGCGGGCGACTAAACGAACGATGATTTTGATCGGGGTTTCGATCCTGCTGGTGCGTATTCAGTATCTTCTTGAAGAACAGGGAATTGCTTTTGCGGCTTTGCTGGCGGTGATGGCTACCGGATTTATATTTCTCGAGAAACACGAAGAGATGGCGCACGAGATTTCTTCCAAGCTCGGGAAACTCTGGGTGTTTGCGTCAATTATGCTTTTCACGCTGGTGGGGGCACAGGTGGATATTTCGCTGGCCTGGAATACCGGTTTGTCGGGGTTGCTGTTGATTCTCTGCGGTTTGATGGCACGCAGTCTGGGTGTTGGTCTGTCGCTGTTTGGGAGTCCGTTGAATATGCAGGAGCGCCTTTTTGTGGTGGTTTCCTATTGGCCGAAGGCGACGGTTCAGGCCGCGATGGGAGCTGTGCCGCTGATGGCGATGGGGGCTTCCGGAATGGATACCGGTCCGGGAGAGGTGATTCTGGCGGTGTCGGTTATGAGTATCATTTTCACCGCTCCGATCGGCGCGGTGACGATCAGGCTGGTCGGTGAAAGGGTGCTTGAGCCGGGGAATGACGGGGCTGAGGGAGCCTTTAATGCTGCGGAACGGAGTCGTTGA